TCTTCCGGGCCGCGGAGGAGCTTGCCCGCCGCATCGGTTCCGACGCCCTCGGTACCGGCGACAGCCTCGCGCAAGTCGCCTCGCAAACGATGGAGAACATCGTCGCCAGCAGCAAGGCCATCGAAGCCCTGGTCTTGAGGCCGCTGGTGGGCCTCGACAAACAGCAGATCATGGATCTCGCCCGGCGCATCGGGACCTACGAGATCTCCATCGAGCCCTACAAGGACTGTTGCGCGCTGTACTCCCGCCGCGTGAGAACGAGAGCCCGCCACGAGGCGCTCGAGGCGATCGAAAAGCGTGTGCTGCCGGGTTATGACGATCTGATACGTCGATCACTCGACGACTTGATTTGGGCGGAGTACGACTGCGGCGATCTCGCCGCGATTCACAGCGAGGCGTGTGTGTAGCTCATTCCGCGCGTTGATAGACGCGAATGAGAGGGTTGAGCTTGCCGATGTTGCCGAGGATGCCGTCGAAATCGAGCAAGACCCAACTTGGCTCGGTCCGGTGCTCGAAGACGAGAGCATAGCCAGCGCGCCCCGCGCTCAGTTCCTCGAACAGCACTCTCTCGCGGGAACCCGTCTCGAATCGCTCGGTGAAGTCGGCATTCACGACGAGATAGTCGGGACTCGAGCGGGAGAGAACCGAGGGAGTGGGCCGGAGCCGTTTCGCGCGGAAGGGGTGAAGCCGTGGAAGATAGTACTCCGGGCCCATGTAGCCAACGACTTCGGCCGGTTTCACCTGCTGGTGGAGCCACGCCTCTGCGGTGTAGCGCGAGTCTTGAAGCAGCAAGAAGTCGACCGAAGCCGCCCGGGCAAGCGAGAAGGCGAAGACGACTCCGATGGCGATCCGATATCCGGCGCCCCGGCGCCAAACCACGGAAATCAGGAGCCCGCCAAAGGGAGCGAGGAGAAACCCGAGAGGAAGAGCATACCGGAGCCAGGTGCTCAGCACCGGGGCGATGAAGAAGCCGTAATAAGAAACGGCGGCGAGGAGAAGCCAGATGGCCCGCGACCGCCGCTGAATGGCCAGACCGGCCCCCAAGAGACTGGCGATCGTCAGAGGCCAACCCAGGGAGAATGTGATGTGCTTGAAAGTCTGCGACAGAATTGCGAACTGGGCACCCACCCCGCTGGGGAATGCTCCGTAGTGCCTACGCGCCCAGAGGATCTCCTGGAAGTGGTGGATGAATCCCTCGAAGTTGAAGAAGATGTTATGGAGTCCCAGGAACAAGCCGAGAGCGAGCGCGAACGAGAGCACGACGGGCCGGTCGAGGATGCGCCGGTTCTCGCGATACCGGCGATAGAAGAAGTAGGCCAGGGGGAGAACGTAAAAGGCGAAGGCCTGATCTTTCGTCAGCATCGCCAGAACCGCGGTCGCGGCGAAAGCGAGGAAATCCCGAATGGCCTCGGTGCGCATCGCGCGAACGAAGAAATA
This window of the Vicinamibacteria bacterium genome carries:
- a CDS encoding glycosyltransferase family 39 protein → MRTNRLALYAIIGASLVLNVTAVWWGLPSLHGWAPDELQPSVILSGIEVRFSGDWHQPAYPPLSYYVLALAYLPALALDFADPRNVEHATLLIAIGRAISLGMGVGILLVVHALGRELLDSTAALFAAAIAALNVPFVYYAKTANLDVPAAFWVLLSLYFFVRAMRTEAIRDFLAFAATAVLAMLTKDQAFAFYVLPLAYFFYRRYRENRRILDRPVVLSFALALGLFLGLHNIFFNFEGFIHHFQEILWARRHYGAFPSGVGAQFAILSQTFKHITFSLGWPLTIASLLGAGLAIQRRSRAIWLLLAAVSYYGFFIAPVLSTWLRYALPLGFLLAPFGGLLISVVWRRGAGYRIAIGVVFAFSLARAASVDFLLLQDSRYTAEAWLHQQVKPAEVVGYMGPEYYLPRLHPFRAKRLRPTPSVLSRSSPDYLVVNADFTERFETGSRERVLFEELSAGRAGYALVFEHRTEPSWVLLDFDGILGNIGKLNPLIRVYQRAE